The genomic window GAACTGAAGCAGCTCGCTAATAGTACCAACTTAAAGTATAACCTTATCCATGTAAACCACCTAATTTCTATGCGAAGGGGTTTTACAAATGGTAACTTAGGTTTTATAGCCGACCCTTTTGTTAGGCAGAAGCGAAATGCGGACTATGAACATTATGATGATGAGTTTTTTTCCAACGATTATTTCTACTATACACAAGAGGGCTTTTCCGCATTTGCAGATTATTTAACCATAGGCGCCGAATTTATAGAAGGCGGTATGCTACCTTATGCGGTGGTGATACACCTAACCTATAAAGATAGGGGAAGTGAAGATATTAGAATTAAACATTTCCTTTCTGATAACAATTTAGACGCAAGTGATACCGCAGGTAAATTTGGGGAAGCATTAGAAAAATTAATCGCCTTTGTAGATGCGGAAGGTATCAATACCATAGCAGTACAGCACTTTAGAGATTATCATGCAAGAGGTGCTTTTCCTGGTTTAGGTGTAATTAAGAAATTATCAATTATGCACCACATAGAACTGGTGCAAAGTCTACTTCCTTAGTTTCTGCTATGAATTGTTGTGCAAATTGCTTTTCTGATCAAGGATTGAAAAGCAGAATTCAGGCAATGAATTGGGATTTTGGTAAATGTAATTTCTGCGAAAGTGAAGCTGAATTCATTGTGCGATGTGAAGATTTAGCAGTACATTTCGATCCATTATTTGAGCTTTATGTTAACCATGCAGAAAATAGTCATTCGTTAAATCCCGATAGAACGTATCTTTTGGATGAGCATTTACAATTGTATTGGAGCAAACTCTTTAATACCAAGTTGCTAAAAGCAAAAGACAT from Pedobacter sp. SL55 includes these protein-coding regions:
- a CDS encoding sce7725 family protein, with product MYLPYLRGKQFELLALRELSSLPIDPSKISPIIEPLKKELKSVETAIRALHRQQVNVQLIVSPEHGDLKRTFQPVVDLINRLIGVGVDNITPTFLINGERDFQLFNAVANAEDYVTSGYSLVHLNQVHSSTELKQLANSTNLKYNLIHVNHLISMRRGFTNGNLGFIADPFVRQKRNADYEHYDDEFFSNDYFYYTQEGFSAFADYLTIGAEFIEGGMLPYAVVIHLTYKDRGSEDIRIKHFLSDNNLDASDTAGKFGEALEKLIAFVDAEGINTIAVQHFRDYHARGAFPGLGVIKKLSIMHHIELVQSLLP